Proteins encoded together in one Penicillium digitatum chromosome 1, complete sequence window:
- a CDS encoding Aldo/keto reductase subgroup, which translates to MATPGTQYMMQAGLAAGLSGRQGMHSPLPKPVDPNLSDTVNMLPPELTLDSNSRFTLRGVDGKDVLVPYLSIGAWPRGD; encoded by the coding sequence ATGGCCACTCCAGGCACCCAGTACATGATGCAAGCCGGCCTGGCAGCCGGCTTGTCAGGGAGACAGGGCATGCACTCTCCGCTTCCCAAGCCGGTGGACCCCAATCTCAGTGACACGGTCAACATGCTCCCACCTGAACTAACGCTTGACTCGAACAGCCGATTCACCTTACGTGGTGTGGATGGCAAGGACGTACTCGTTCCGTACCTGAGCATCGGCGCATGGCCGCGGGGCGACTAA
- a CDS encoding Telomere length regulator protein (Rif1), putative, translating to MVEILSARPPTPPRTASRIVIENTESPLAVQTPKESPFSTLGPGEAGTSSRSSKKVNFSPWPKYIKPPTFASAMRSAPDFKTIPPSPNSKPTKSILKATQSPIPVWSPNVDTFTTESLAMLLESVIQQLAGESMSSRLDAYMQFFGALRTYYGIPAGQKIAEKLSLITEFIQRDVNRDLANGSPLDTNLANQALKLSAAFVWHPEISTQISEEFKIFLVDHSITCLYEAKAPKSVLTHYMTILSTQNFGPKIMTGARVARLLTVLQEVAKSISGNAIVSHRLNIYQRLLGQAKTAFISQSSLWIEHLIFGLLHHMKDTRSKAIALGFQVAIEAGPNPALSKNIRDLFDRPLEHDRKLVSEVRERMTRMMATVDSGEHVPQIWSIIILLLRGKRCKLEDWDHFKEWVLVVQKCFNCSEPVIKSQAILGWNRFVFAVSPNESTSRYILTMLGKPVLSQFDRKRTDKSGSPPTQLALTSYYNLLYYTFRPSASYQYLDIIWEEYVAIPSSGIFSTVPVLSNCLSRILANLLWSTQVKIWIENRIHDATKMEAEELPAADSRWVRSRIASILKVFEHILKASVWIDDAVSQSHVALAWNSLSNALSLASSKEITPSGESTQAVASVWSLLQRLWTAGPPSLNAETTDIFFERFRFLSTTMIVSIGGIPFTEKLLLRNANETDNVSTHLPPNTTQESAILHLLRIISSTAGTIAPSQFYTHLVLGNIEAACNGRFSRGSRIELLQQCAELSTTKTSAISRAVQLSEVIWNATAQAAADALQSFPMESARERDGSVSRDYENVIKILSFGLFFPSAFQAWSHLLETFVRVVRTEKGNQAVTTMIVDPMAERLMHLSAGDTYLPSTSLLGHSLSIPFMQGTGLGIDRSGIQAAGHAIYPHKLLASIAQTLHGAYDNFNSSQSHGLPDFIEALTSFLGTGVPQFQCQILQCLQSSLGLWLKDESHKIHVDHGVDSRTLTACRALSSATINVLQTSVSHDLPSLKNFAPILCAGLESSHVSTAKRYVELWGSTFGLQSFVPPAAILQAVQSAESRAQTAALPPQDGDQDTEMLSPLSPQDKVNRSLHQPSQDTQLSSPVIRTEDSSVVLKATEQFHEPQLPSNLQNPMDARIVDEISVSHKRKSHREIFSMIESIQSSSPASASRKLGFDTPPHLRKIHGESLTELPLTPTLAPTENEEGFIGSSPTPGTRDPTPAMNSGALISSHLASDVSIDPPSSPPEMQSRSPSPQKSRSKSARRRAAKARKALVSASGKQSTVNSPATSHLATEDMDKPIGDAHDYSNENSDKTPRANGITPSRRLRSGLGKDSDTAEPSIVPLLDSDKTPVQQPSRRIKSSSSSKKKRKQAQSTPADNQSQQASYMPSSVLPDSVMDSSEETETQIASQLGQDLELAVDLDDRDHLKHAKHPDEPSMKKRKRDQEESPLSVRTDRRRSMRLSTVKDAVNAESMQPEYSHSQDATSRPVSLSKSLSPTATRRSTRSSQRKDYDSALADSIPRTQDSVARESTQDAETPRPSKRSRKSIRLKEQSVSTALDSTPQSVPRDTRSCKTRSQQHASEVSQHQPSGIPSEEHGDTDHLPPQVGLGMVPESLTTEDQAEQNASLVSVEEATATQGTEMEQATEPAVKPDIDTDSVQQPGGMVEQTTSVATMGTQTQETFPEPKLNINEKDIAQSLKNLLSEIKTTTLSPSVFREVDDYLFKLRCEAQDASTRHNTSA from the coding sequence ATGGTGGAGATCCTTTCTGCTCGTCCGCCTACACCCCCAAGGACAGCTTCACGCATTGTGATTGAAAACACCGAGTCACCACTAGCCGTTCAAACACCCAAGGAGTCACCATTTTCTACGCTGGGGCCGGGCGAAGCTGGTACGTCCAGCCGCAGTTCGAAGAAAGTAAACTTCTCGCCATGGCCCAAGTACATCAAACCGCCAACCTTTGCTAGTGCCATGAGATCAGCCCCCGACTTCAAGACTATCCCTCCGTCCCCAAACTCCAAGCCTACGAAGTCGATTCTAAAAGCAACCCAGTCACCGATTCCCGTTTGGTCACCCAATGTCGATACTTTTACCACAGAATCGCTCGCCATGCTGCTCGAATCGGTCATTCAACAACTGGCAGGCGAGTCGATGAGCTCCCGACTCGATGCCTACATGCAATTTTTTGGCGCGCTTCGCACGTACTATGGGATTCCAGCAGGCCAAAAGATTGCCGAAAAACTAAGTCTCATCACCGAATTTATCCAGCGAGATGTGAATCGGGATCTTGCGAACGGCTCCCCTCTCGACACAAACCTTGCCAATCAGGCTCTGAAATTGTCAGCTGCATTTGTTTGGCATCCGGAGATTTCGACACAGATTTCGGAGGAATTCAAAATCTTTCTGGTCGACCACTCCATCACTTGTCTCTATGAGGCCAAGGCCCCAAAGTCTGTTTTGACGCACTATATGACTATATTGTCCACACAAAATTTTGGCCCCAAGATCATGACCGGCGCTCGTGTGGCCCGTCTTTTGACGGTACTACAAGAGGTAGCCAAGAGCATCAGTGGCAACGCAATTGTTTCCCATCGGTTGAACATCTACCAGCGGCTGCTGGGCCAAGCCAAGACTGCTTTCATCTCCCAGTCAAGTCTGTGGATCGAACACTTGATATTCGGCCTGCTTCATCATATGAAGGATACCAGGTCAAAAGCGATTGCACTTGGCTTCCAGGTGGCCATAGAAGCCGGTCCCAATCCTGCACTATCGAAAAACATCCGGGATCTCTTCGACCGGCCATTAGAGCACGATCGAAAGCTTGTATCAGAAGTTCGTGAGCGCATGACTCGAATGATGGCGACGGTGGATAGCGGGGAGCATGTGCCTCAGATTTGGAGCATCAtcatccttcttctccgGGGCAAAAGATGCAAACTGGAGGATTGGGATCATTTTAAGGAATGGGTTCTTGTTGTCCAAAAGTGCTTCAATTGCAGCGAACCAGTCATCAAATCGCAGGCTATCCTTGGATGGAATCGATTTGTCTTCGCTGTCAGCCCCAACGAATCGACGAGCCGATATATTCTAACCATGCTGGGCAAACCGGTACTCTCTCAATTCGATCGCAAGAGGACCGACAAATCAGGGTCACCGCCCACTCAACTTGCTCTGACCAGCTACTACAATCTGCTATACTACACTTTCCGCCCTTCGGCGTCTTATCAGTACCTGGATATTATATGGGAGGAATACGTGGCCATTCCGTCTTCCGGCATATTTTCAACGGTCCCAGTTCTCAGCAACTGTCTTTCGCGCATATTGGCAAACCTGTTGTGGAGCACGCAGGTCAAGATATGGATAGAGAATCGAATTCATGACGCCACCAAAATGGAAGCAGAAGAACTTCCTGCAGCTGACAGCAGATGGGTTCGATCAAGAATTGCCTCAATTCTGAAAGTTTTTGAGCATATACTCAAAGCCTCAGTTTGGATCGATGATGCAGTTAGCCAATCTCACGTGGCACTGGCCTGGAACAGTTTGTCCAATGCTCTATCGCTTGCATCCAGTAAAGAGATTACTCCTTCAGGGGAATCGACGCAAGCTGTTGCTAGCGTTTGGAGTCTACTGCAACGCCTTTGGACTGCAGGGCCGCCCTCATTGAACGCCGAAACCACAGACATTTTCTTCGAAAGATTCAGATTCTTGTCTACAACTATGATTGTTTCTATTGGGGGCATTCCGTTTACtgaaaagcttctcctgcGAAATGCAAATGAAACCGACAACGTTTCCACACATTTACCTCCAAATACGACCCAAGAAAGTGCTATTCTTCATCTCCTTCGAATTATAAGCAGCACTGCAGGGACAATAGCGCCGAGCCAATTTTACACACACCTCGTCTTAGGTAATATTGAAGCAGCATGCAATGGCAGGTTCTCCCGAGGATCTCGCATCGAACTCCTCCAGCAATGTGCAGAACTGAGTACCACGAAGACCAGTGCTATATCACGTGCAGTTCAGCTGTCAGAGGTAATTTGGAATGCCACTGCCCAAGCGGCCGCAGATGCTTTGCAGTCGTTCCCTATGGAATCTGCTCGTGAGCGCGACGGCTCTGTATCTCGTGACTACGAAAATGTCATCAAGATTCTCTCATTCGGACTTTTTTTCCCGTCAGCATTTCAAGCGTGGTCTCATTTGCTAGAGACCTTTGTTCGCGTGGTTCGAACAGAGAAAGGGAATCAAGCGGTTACCACCATGATTGTAGATCCTATGGCCGAACGCCTTATGCATCTTTCCGCTGGAGATACCTATTTACCTTCAACTTCACTGCTTGGCCATTCCTTATCTATTCCTTTCATGCAAGGAACCGGGCTAGGAATCGATCGCAGCGGCATCCAGGCAGCTGGACATGCCATCTATCCTCATAAACTCCTCGCGTCAATTGCCCAGACATTACATGGTGCATACGACAATTTCAACTCATCACAATCCCACGGTCTTCCGGACTTCATAGAGGCATTGACGTCTTTTCTTGGGACCGGTGTTCCGCAGTTCCAATGCCAAATTCTTCAATGTCTCCAGTCATCACTCGGTCTTTGGCTGAAGGACGAGTCTCACAAAATTCATGTTGACCACGGCGTTGACAGTAGAACCTTGACAGCTTGCCGTGCGCTCTCGTCAGCTACTATCAATGTTCTGCAAACATCAGTTTCCCATGATCTGCCTTCTTTGAAAAATTTTGCGCCTATTCTTTGCGCTGGTTTAGAGTCTTCACACGTCTCAACGGCCAAGAGATATGTTGAACTTTGGGGTTCGACCTTTGGTTTACAATCTTTTGTCCCCCCAGCCGCAATTTTGCAAGCTGTGCAAAGTGCGGAGTCCAGAGCCCAAACCGCAGCCTTACCTCCGCAAGACGGTGATCAGGATACTGAAATGTTATCTCCGCTATCTCCCCAAGACAAAGTGAATCGGTCATTGCATCAGCCGTCTCAGGACACACAGCTTTCTTCCCCCGTCATACGAACCGAAGACTCGTCCGTGGTCCTGAAGGCAACTGAACAGTTCCATGAACCTCAGTTGCCGAGTAACCTACAGAACCCCATGGATGCGCGTATTGTTGATGAAATTTCAGTATCTCACAAGCGGAAAAGTCATCGTGAAATATTTTCGATGATTGAATCCATTCAATCCTCGTCGCCGGCTAGTGCTTCACGGAAATTGGGCTTTGATACCCCTCCCCATCTGCGCAAAATACATGGAGAATCACTGACTGAACTTCCTCTAACGCCCACCCTCGCCCCTACCGAGAATGAAGAAGGATTCATCGGCTCGTCTCCCACCCCTGGGACCAGAGACCCTACCCCTGCTATGAACTCTGGTGCACTCATATCGAGCCACCTGGCTTCGGATGTAAGTATAGACCCTCCATCATCTCCTCCTGAGATGCAATCTCGGAGTCCGAGCCCTCAGAAAAGCCGCTCAAAAAGCGCACGGCGAAGGGCTGCAAAAGCAAGAAAGGCTCTTGTTAGTGCCTCTGGCAAACAATCGACAGTCAACAGCCCGGCTACTTCCCATCTCGCGACGGAGGACATGGACAAGCCTATTGGCGATGCCCATGACTATAGCAACGAAAACTCTGATAAAACACCTCGAGCGAATGGAATAACTCCCAGCCGGCGACTTCGATCTGGGCTAGGTAAAGATTCGGACACAGCAGAACCGTCAATTGTCCCATTGCTTGACTCTGATAAGACACCTGTGCAACAACCCAGTCGCAGGATAAAATCAAGCTCGAGCTCTAAGAAGAAACGGAAGCAAGCTCAGTCTACACCTGCCGATAATCAATCTCAGCAAGCCTCATACATGCCTTCCAGTGTCCTTCCAGACAGTGTTATGGACTCGAGTGAGGAGACAGAGACACAAATCGCATCCCAGCTTGGACAGGACTTGGAACTAGCAGTTGATCTGGACGATAGGGATCATCTGAAGCATGCAAAACATCCCGATGAACCATCCATGAAAAAGCGAAAGCGGGATCAAGAGGAATCTCCATTATCTGTGAGAACCGACAGGCGCCGGTCGATGCGGCTGTCCACGGTTAAAGACGCGGTTAACGCCGAGTCAATGCAGCCCGAATATTCACACTCGCAGGATGCCACATCTCGGCCGGTCTCTCTGTCTAAATCACTATCGCCAACTGCGACTCGCCGATCCACACGCAGTTCACAACGAAAAGATTACGATAGTGCCCTTGCGGACTCAATCCCTCGAACTCAAGACTCCGTTGCACGGGAGTCAACTCAAGATGCGGAGACTCCGCGGCCATCCAAAAGGTCTCGTAAATCCATTCGTCTTAAGGAGCAGTCTGTTTCTACCGCCTTAGATAGCACTCCTCAAAGCGTCCCTCGAGATACCCGCTCCTGCAAAACACGGTCTCAGCAACATGCATCTGAGGTGTCTCAACATCAACCTTCTGGCATTCCATCGGAGGAACATGGCGATACTGACCACTTGCCACCCCAAGTTGGTCTAGGCATGGTCCCCGAAAGCCTCACTACAGAAGACCAAGCTGAGCAGAACGCCTCTCTTGTTTCTGTCGAAGAGGCAACTGCTACGCAAGGCACCGAAATGGAGCAGGCCACCGAGCCTGCTGTAAAACCTGACATCGACACGGATTCAGTACAGCAACCTGGTGGGATGGTCGAGCAAACTACAAGTGTTGCCACCATGGGTACCCAAACCCAAGAGACATTCCCCGAACCCAAGTTGAACATCAACGAAAAGGACATTGCCCAGTCCTTGAAGAACCTCTTGAGTGAAATTAAAACGACGACTTTGTCCCCAAGCGTTTTTCGCGAGGTTGATGATTATCTTTTCAAACTCCGTTGCGAAGCACAAGATGCATCGACGCGACACAATACTTCAGCATAG
- a CDS encoding Aldehyde dehydrogenase (AldH12), putative: MLTEVKAAPIVAKFMIASGLLGQFQSVDSVAMGKEQGEEDSKPKPTQDTANVGETGNTSQWPGARSAEVTSHQRTWRTTHAADEDEEAWRHDPNLFVFDLPE, from the coding sequence atgttgacagaagtgaaggcagcgccgatcgtggcgaagttcatgatcgcatcgggactcttgggacagtttcagtcagtggactcggtcgccatgggtaaggagcagggggaggaggattcaaaaccgaaaccaacccaagacactgcgaatgttggagaaacagggaacacatcacagtggccgggcgccaggtccgccgaggtcacctcacaccaacgcacatggagaacaacgcacgctgccgatgaagacgaagaagcatggcgccatgacccgaacctattcgtgttcgacctgccggagtga